In Chloracidobacterium sp., the following proteins share a genomic window:
- the mfd gene encoding transcription-repair coupling factor: MPVRVEFFGDTVDSIRTFDADTQLSVEQLKNISIAPMREFAVTPQDMKDWAFFAEEQFGDERFRRNLKDRTDHAAEGETFSGWEFHLPLVKPLEASVFDYLGDHIFVIDEPTVVEQTLTSLYEHLQANYEGTIEAGDVALEPSELFLSGEHLRAGLDAPARVELRALGRTAAETDEEMAIRAEPPALAGGRDAELNPMSDGLHKFERDGNRLPPAYAGGSALFLFPTAEEAEEVTIQSRSTRRFHGDIAAFLAEFDRKGQIVVGTSGMAERVAEILRDYDIYLPLDAIKLGGLSCGFELPSENLIIYAESDIFGESTEEGQRPKTKGQRPKSRLGAFISDFRDLKPGDYVVHVDHGIGRFDGLQTITTQGSAREFMLLVYADEAKLFVPVERMDLVSRYSSGEATQPALDRLGGIGWQKTKAKAKRAMRDMADELLKLYAERKLVRGHAFPPDAPWQHEFEDAFPYDLTADQAGAIEDVKTDMETAVPMDRLIIGDVGYGKTEVAMRAAFKAVMDGKQAAVLTPTTVLAYQHYETFKKRFSAFPVTVDLLSRFRSPKEQKTVAESAGKGEIDVLIGTHRLLSTDVKLPKLGLVVVDEEQRFGVAHKEKLKQWKKKVDVLTLSATPIPRTLNMSLLGMRDMSVIETPPRDRLAINTQVVQFAEGVIRSAIELEMSRNGQVFFIHNRVESIESIAALIQKIVPAARIAIGHGQMNEKEMEQAMLDFIDYKYDVLVATTIIENGIDIPRANTIIINRADNYGLSQLYQLRGRVGRSNRRAYAYLLIPSELELTPIARRRLSAIREFSDLGAGFRLAALDLELRGAGNILGGQQSGHLDALGFDLYTKMLERTIAELRGDEIADEVSVSINLGVDVAIPKDYIAEAGQRLRTYKRISSAGADELIAIHAEIEDRYGRIPRSVENLFEYARLRKLAESMAIVSIDKSGSQVAVKLGESARVSPEKLMSYLAEDQGSNFSPSGILRVDIITADPIRTAADALDAIRA, encoded by the coding sequence GGGCGAGACGTTCTCGGGCTGGGAGTTTCATTTGCCGCTCGTTAAACCGCTCGAAGCAAGCGTTTTCGACTATCTCGGTGACCACATATTTGTCATCGACGAACCGACCGTGGTCGAGCAGACATTAACGAGCCTATACGAGCATCTGCAGGCGAATTACGAGGGCACGATCGAGGCGGGGGACGTTGCGCTTGAGCCGAGTGAGTTGTTTCTGTCGGGCGAGCACCTACGGGCCGGTCTCGACGCGCCTGCTCGTGTCGAGCTACGTGCACTCGGGCGAACCGCGGCCGAAACCGACGAAGAGATGGCTATAAGGGCAGAACCGCCCGCGTTAGCGGGTGGCCGGGACGCTGAACTTAACCCGATGTCGGATGGACTTCACAAGTTTGAGCGAGATGGCAACCGACTGCCGCCGGCTTACGCAGGGGGTTCTGCCCTGTTTCTCTTCCCAACCGCTGAGGAAGCCGAGGAGGTCACGATCCAATCGCGTTCGACGCGGCGGTTTCACGGCGACATAGCTGCATTCCTCGCCGAATTTGACCGCAAGGGGCAGATCGTCGTTGGCACGTCGGGCATGGCGGAACGGGTCGCTGAGATACTTCGCGACTATGACATATATCTCCCGCTCGACGCGATCAAGCTGGGCGGCCTGTCGTGTGGTTTTGAACTTCCAAGCGAAAACCTGATCATCTACGCCGAGAGCGATATATTTGGCGAGTCAACCGAGGAAGGCCAAAGGCCTAAGACCAAAGGCCAACGGCCCAAATCCCGCCTCGGCGCGTTCATCTCCGATTTCCGCGACCTCAAGCCGGGCGACTACGTCGTCCATGTCGATCACGGCATCGGGCGATTTGATGGATTGCAGACGATCACTACACAAGGCTCCGCACGCGAGTTCATGCTGCTCGTGTATGCAGACGAGGCGAAGTTGTTCGTGCCCGTTGAGCGAATGGACCTCGTCTCGCGCTACTCGTCGGGCGAGGCGACACAGCCCGCGCTTGACCGGCTCGGCGGCATCGGCTGGCAAAAGACGAAGGCTAAAGCAAAACGCGCGATGCGCGACATGGCGGACGAGCTATTGAAGCTCTACGCCGAACGCAAACTCGTGCGCGGCCACGCCTTTCCGCCCGACGCTCCCTGGCAGCACGAATTCGAAGACGCCTTTCCCTATGACCTGACGGCCGATCAGGCCGGAGCGATCGAGGACGTCAAGACCGATATGGAAACGGCCGTCCCGATGGACCGCCTGATAATCGGCGATGTCGGCTACGGAAAGACCGAGGTCGCGATGCGTGCGGCCTTTAAGGCGGTGATGGACGGCAAGCAGGCCGCCGTGCTGACGCCGACGACCGTGCTCGCGTATCAGCATTACGAAACTTTTAAGAAACGCTTTTCGGCATTTCCGGTTACGGTCGATCTGTTGTCGAGATTTAGAAGCCCAAAGGAGCAAAAAACGGTTGCGGAATCGGCAGGAAAGGGTGAGATCGACGTGCTGATCGGCACACATCGACTGCTCTCGACCGACGTCAAGCTGCCAAAGCTTGGCCTCGTTGTCGTTGACGAAGAGCAGCGCTTCGGCGTCGCCCACAAGGAAAAGCTAAAGCAGTGGAAGAAAAAGGTCGATGTGCTCACGCTGTCTGCGACGCCGATACCGCGCACGCTCAATATGTCGCTGCTCGGCATGCGCGATATGTCCGTGATCGAAACGCCGCCGCGCGACCGGCTGGCGATAAATACGCAGGTCGTTCAGTTTGCCGAGGGCGTCATTCGCTCGGCGATCGAACTCGAAATGTCGCGCAACGGCCAGGTATTTTTTATCCACAATCGCGTCGAATCGATCGAATCGATCGCCGCCCTGATCCAAAAGATCGTCCCCGCGGCCCGCATCGCCATCGGCCACGGCCAGATGAACGAAAAAGAAATGGAGCAGGCGATGCTCGATTTTATCGACTACAAATACGACGTTCTCGTCGCCACGACGATCATCGAGAACGGCATCGACATCCCGCGTGCCAATACGATCATCATCAATCGCGCCGACAATTACGGCCTCTCACAGCTCTATCAGCTGCGCGGCAGAGTCGGGAGATCGAATCGGCGTGCCTATGCGTATCTGTTGATACCAAGCGAGTTAGAGCTGACGCCGATAGCAAGGCGGCGATTATCGGCGATTCGCGAATTCTCGGACCTGGGCGCCGGTTTTCGCCTCGCTGCACTTGATCTCGAACTGCGCGGTGCCGGAAACATCCTCGGCGGACAACAATCGGGCCATCTCGACGCGCTTGGATTCGACCTCTATACAAAGATGCTCGAGCGCACAATTGCCGAGCTTCGTGGCGACGAGATCGCCGACGAAGTAAGCGTCTCGATCAACCTCGGCGTCGATGTCGCAATCCCAAAAGACTACATCGCCGAGGCCGGCCAACGGCTGCGCACCTACAAACGCATCTCGTCTGCCGGAGCAGACGAACTCATCGCGATCCACGCCGAGATCGAGGATCGTTACGGACGGATTCCTCGTTCGGTCGAGAATCTGTTTGAATATGCTCGCCTGAGAAAGCTGGCCGAGTCGATGGCGATCGTTTCGATCGATAAGAGCGGCTCGCAGGTCGCGGTCAAGCTCGGCGAATCGGCCCGCGTGTCGCCGGAAAAGCTGATGTCTTATCTTGCCGAAGATCAGGGATCGAACTTCTCGCCGAGCGGCATCCTGCGCGTGGATATCATCACGGCCGATCCGATCAGGACGGCAGCCGATGCCCTCGATGCGATCCGTGCCTGA